The following is a genomic window from uncultured Draconibacterium sp..
TCCTGAATTAACACTTTCAGTTGCACTTTTAATAGTTGCAGCTCCTTCTTGGTATTTGTCATATCCTTGAGAAAAATAAACCTTGGCGATGTTTTCAACCAATTCTGCTTTATTTTCCTCGCTAACAGCAACACCTTCAACAGACGATTTTCCTTCGGCAACTAAAGCTTCTGCAGCCTTTTTCAACGAAGCACTTTTATATTTTTCGGCTTTACTGTAATTAAAATTGTTTTGAGCAATGGCAAAACAATTGGCAGCCTCAACAAAATCGTTGCTTTTATAACTTTTAATTCCCTCATTATAGAAAATCTTACCAGCTTGCTCTTCAATTCCTGCATCAGGATAATCTGTTATAGCAGCTTCATAAAGCACAATTGCCTTGTCGTAATCTTTGCTATCTACTGCATCCGATGCTTTAGTTTTTGCTACAGCCGGGCGCAACTGACCAAGTACTGCATTAATATTTTCTACATTCTGTCCGTGATCAGGAATGGCCAATACAGATTCGAATAACTCAATAGCCTTTTCAAAATCTTTGCTTTCAACAGCGGCATTTGCCTGCGTCATTAATTCACTGGCATCCTGGGCAAATGTCATTACTGAAATGAACACCATCACCATTAATAATACTACTCTTTTCATTTTTCAACTACTTTTTAATATTTTACAATTCAATTTAATTTTCTTCTAAAATTCATCGGTGAGCCCCAAAAATAGTAATTCTGAATTAAAAACCTAAAATACAGCAATTAAGATTCGCGACTCTTTTTCCTCTTTATTGCAAAAACAAAAACAGTACCGTAAAAAAGGTATTATTTTTTAGCCACTTACGGGTTAAGCAAATCCGGATTCCAAAAATTCAGTATATTTTTAATCAGCTGAAGATTGTTTGCAGCTTCAGTATTTTGCGAATCAATCTCCAGCACACGGTTAAAAGCGTTAATAGCTTCGCCCCAGTTCTGGTATTTCTGTTCAATTTTTCCTTTCAACAAAAAGTAACGCACAGTATTCTGCTCACCCAGCTTTTCAAAAAGTTTTCGTGCCTGCTCTGTCTTTTCGTTTTTCAATAAATCTTCTATTACCGCCAGACTGTTTTCAATTTCTGTGTTCTCCATCTCTATTTCTCTCCCCTGGTTACTGAAATAACACCTTTTACCTTTTTTAGTTTATGAATAAGAAATTCGAGGTGATCGAGATTATAAACCGAGATCTGCAATATTCCTTCGAAATTGCCTTTATCGCTTGAAATATTAATCGATCGCATTTGTGTGCCAATATCTTTTGCAATAGTGTGTGTAATCTCCGAGATGATCCCAACTTCATCCGTTCCTGAAATATGTAATGAAGTTAGAAACGAGCTGTTACTTGTATTATCTTTCCAAACTGTTTTTATAATGCGGTAAGGAAAACGTTCTTTCATTTGAGGAGCATTCGGACAACTTGCACGATGAATTTTTATGCCTTCGCTGATGGTAACAAAACCAAATATTCTGTCGCCAAAAACCGGATTACAACACTTTGCCAGCTTGTAGTTAACGTTTTTCAGGTTGTTGTCGATAATCAGAAAATCTTCGCCACCATCATACGCCAAACTTTTTGCCTCGTTTGTTGGCAACAGCTCTTCAACCGTCTTTTTCGTTGTATTTGAGTCCTCTTCTTTTTCAATAAACAGAGACTTTACTTCAAGCGTATCAATTTTACCACTTGCTACATCAAAGTAAAAATCAACTGCCAGTTTAAAGCCAAAATGTTTTAGAATTTTACGTATTGCATCGTCGTTTAAATCCAGTTTCCAGTTCTTAAACTTACGCAGTAACATTTCGCGGCCATCACTCGCCTGGCGGTTACGATCTTCGTTTAAACTCGTCTTAACCCTGTTTCTCGCTTTCGATGTAACCACAAAATCCAACCAATCTAATTTTGGTTTCTGGTTATTCGATGTGTCAATTTCAATTTGATCGCCGTTTTTAAGTTGATGTTTTAGAGTAACTTTTTTGCCATTTATCTTTCCGCCAACACAGGTATCTCCAATACGCGAATGAATTTCGTAAGCAAAATCAAGTACTGTAGCTCCCGAAGGCATTTTCTTTAGATCGCCCTTTGGTGTAAAAACAAATATTTCGTCGCTGTAAATATCCGTGTTAAAATGATCAATAAAATCGACTGTATTTAATTCCGGATTCTCCAAAATATCGCGAATACCGGCCAGCCACGAGTCGAAACCCGATTCCTTACCACCTTTATATTTCCAATGTGCAGCCAAACCTTTTTCAGCCACTTCATCCATTCGTTTGGTACGAATTTGTATTTCAACCCATTTTTTATGTGGCCCCATTACCGTTGTATGCAGCGACTCGTAACCATTTGATTTTGGGATGGTAATCCAATCGCGCAAGCGGTTTGGGTTGGTTTGATACTCCTCGGTAACAAAAGAGTAAGCAGTCCAGCAGTCAGCTTTCTCATTCTCCGGTTCCGAATCAAGAATCACACGAATGGCAAACAAATCCATCACCTCGTCGAAGGAAACATTCTTTTTGCGCATTTTTGTATTTATCGACGAAATAGACTTTGTACGCGCCTTCATCGAAAATCTCAATCCGCGTTGCTGTAATTTTTTCTCAATGGGCTTAACAAATTCGGCTACAAAGTTGGCCCTCTCGCGTTCAGTTTCTTTTAAACGGTTAACTACGTAATGATATTCATCCGGCTTTTGAATTTTCAAGCAGATATCCTGCATCTCTGAGTTTATATTGTACAAACCAAGCCGGTGTGCTAAAGGAGCATATAAGTATTGTGTTTCATAGGCTAGTTTATGCCGGTTTTCCTCACTGTAAATTTCAAGGTTGCGCATCACCTGCAATCGATCGGCAATTTTAACAAGAATAACGCGTACATCGCCGGCCAGCGCCAACATCAGTTTTCGGTAATTTTCCGAGTGCAGATCGATGGTATCGGTTCCCAAGGCATTTATCTTTGCCATGCCTTCAAGAATAGAACTTATATGCGTACCAAATTTTTCACCAATTTCTTTCTGAGTTATCTTTTCTTTTAACCCGGCATACATTACGTTGTGCAACAAACCAGTAATTACAGAGTCGGGCTCAAGACCGATTTCCATTGCAATTATAGAGGCCACTTCGAGCGAATGATTCAAAATTACTTCGTCATGAGAAAAGCGGGTTTCCCCAAGAATATTTTGAACGAATTCAAAAGCATTCTCAAGTTTCAGAAACGATGCATCGTCCCATGTTAACTGGCAAAACTCCCTTAAGTGGTCGTATCTGGTATATATTTGTTCTCTGGCTTCCATGGAGTAAAAATAAAAAAGGCTGCTAAAAGAGCAGCCTTTTAATTCGATATATTGATCTTAATATTATTGAGCTGCTGCAGTAGTATCTACAAAGGTACGATTACGCATTTCACGATCCAGCATAAAAATACCATTCCCCTGTCCATTAATGAGCTTTAACGTATCAAGTATTTCTGTTACGTTCGCTTCTTCTTCAACCTGCTCATCAACAAACCAGCGCAAAAAACTTTGTGTTGCATGGTCTCTTTCTTCAACAGCAACATCAACCAACTTATTGATTAAATCGGTAACCAATTGCTCGTGTTCAAGTGTTTTCTCATAAACATCAATAACACCTTCCCATGTTGTTGGCATCTGGTCAATTGCTTTTAACTCCACTTTACCTCCACGCTCAACTACATAATTAAAAAACTTATTGGCATGAGTCAGTTCTTCCTGGTACTGCACATACATCCAGTTGGCAAAGCCCGGCAACCCTTTATCGTTAAAATAGGCTGACATTGACAAGTATAATAGTGATGAATATTGTTCGGCGTTTATTTGCTCGTTTAACGCATTTAGTAGCTTTTCTTTCAACATGATCTATTTGTTTTATGATTTTGCGCTTAAAAGTAGAAAAAACGGTAGAAAGATAAAAAAGAAAGATCCGAAAACGGATCTTTCTTAACGAATTTTGAATGTAGCATGACTGTTTAAACGATTTAAATATTCTTGAGTAAAAATTAATATATGTAGTAATGCAAAACCTGACCACGACTATTTATCATTAGTCCAAATAAAAGTAAAAAAACACACAATTAACAAATACTTTACATACCTATTCGAACCTCACATTATAATATTCGAATCATAGTAGGGGGAATTATATTTCTATCTTTGCGCACCTGAAATTATTAGCCGTATTTTAAAATCCGATAAAACATGAAGAACATCAAGTACGTATCGCCAGAAGAAGCTGTTAAGGTTATTAAAACCGGAGACAGAGTCCATTTAAGTAGTGTTGCCGTCACTCCTCACACCTTAATAAAACCAATGGTTGAGAGAGGTCGCAACAAAGAGATCCACAATGTTACCATCCAGCATATCCATGTAGAAGGTCAGGTTGAGTATGCCAACCCTGAGTTCGAAGGAATCTTTCATTCTGAACAATTTTTTGTTGGTGGCAACCTGAGAAAACAAACTCAATCTGGTTACGCCGATTACATTCCAATTTTCTTAAGCGAAACCCAACGGTTAATGCGCAGAGGTTATTTAAAAGTAAATGTTGCCATGATTATGGTATCAGTTCCTGACAAACATGGTTACGTTTCGTTGGGTACTTCTGTTGATGCAACCCGTGCTGCTATTGAAAATGCCGATACAGTAATTGCTGCTGTAAACCCTAATGTTCCAAGAGCATGGGGTGATGCAATGATCCATATTGATGAAATCGATATTTTCGTTGAAGATGACATTCCTTTATATGTCCACAATCCGGCACCACTTTCGGAAATGGACATTAAAATTGGAAATAATGTTGCAGAGTTAGTTGACGATGGAGCCTGTTTACAAATGGGTATTGGAGGTATACCAAACGCTGTTTTGGCACAATTAGGCAACCACAAAGACCTTGGAGTACACACCGAGATGTTTGCTGATGGTATTCTTCCGTTGGTTGAAAAAGGTGTTATTACCGGTAGGAAGAAAAAAACAGATCCGGGCAAAATGGTAGCATCATTCCTTATGGGATCGAAAGCACTCTACGATTTTGTTGACGACAACCCACGTGTTGCCATGATGGATGTTGCGCATACTAACCACGTAAGCCAAATTCGCAAGAACGATAAAGTTACTGCCATTAACTCTGCGTTGGCTATCGACTTAACCGGTCAGGTTTGCGCCGATTCAATTGGCATTACTCACTACTCGGGAGTTGGAGGCCAAATTGACTTTATCCGTGGTGCAGGTCACTCAAAAAAAGGAAAACCAATTATTGCCCTTCCATCGGTAACCAATAAAGGTATTTCTAAAATTAGCCCAACCTTACTTTCAGGATCAGGAGTTGTAACTACTCGTGCAAACATGCATTGGGTGGTAACCGAATATGGAAAGGTTAACCTTTATGGTAAAACACTTCAGGAAAGAGCAAAACTTCTGATATCTATCGCTCACCCTGACCATCAGGAATCGTTAGACAAAGCATCTTTTGAACGATTTGGTCCGCATTATCATTATGTAAGAGGTGAATAAAAGACATATATTAAAGAAGCAGACTGTTAGTCTGCTTTTTTTTATGACTATTGTCATCAACAATTTTATCATTTCATTCGAATATTAATTAATTCTAAAATCGTAATGTCAAACAATCAGGTTTTCAGGTTTTCGCGAATAGGGAATTATAAGAAGCATAACTTTGTTGGAGTTTAAAAAATTGATTATTAATATTTTATAACCATTCTAAATAAGTAACGTACAGAAACGCTTAATGCCGAAATTAAATTGTACTAACCGTTTCAAAATCTGCTTATTTTCAAGAATACAATTATTTTCAAGATGAACATTTCACATATAGAACACATCGGGATCGCAGTAAATAGTTTAGAAGAAGCTATTCCATACTACGAAGAGATGCTGGGGCTAAAATGCTATGCCGTTGAAGAAGTGGCAGACCAAAAAGTAAAAACAGCCTTTTTCCAGGTTGGCGACACTAAAATCGAGTTATTGGAGTCAACCAGTCCTGACGGACCAATTGGAAAATTTCTGGAAAAAAAAGGACAAGGCGTACACCACCTCGCCTTTGCTGTTGACAATGTAAACGATTCGTTGAACGAGCTTGGAGAAAAAGGCGTTCAGCTAATCGACAAAACAGCGCGAAAAGGAGCTGAAGGATTAAATATTGGATTTCTTCATCCAAAAGCTACCATGGGGGTATTAACCGAAATTTGTGGAAAAGAATAAAAGACACTTATAATAACCGATTTTATGAGCAACCAGGATAAAATTAAAAAGTTAATCGACCTAAGAGCAGAAGCTAAGCTGGGTGGCGGATTGAAAAGAATTGAAGCGCAGCACAAAAAAGGCAAATTTACTGCCCGCGAAAGAATCGAACTTCTTTTAGATGAAGGAAGTTTTGAAGAATTTGACATGTTTGTTACACACCGCTGTACAAACTTCGGATTGGAAAAAACAAAATTTCTGGGCGACGGTGTTGTTACCGGTCACGGAACAATCGACGGACGTGTAGTTTATGTTTTTTCGCAAGACTTTACCGTTTTCGGAGGATCGTTATCAGAAACCTTTGCACAGAAAATTTGCAAGGTAATGGATATGGCTATGAAAGCCGGAGCGCCGGTAATTGGTATCAACGACTCGGGTGGTGCGCGTATTCAGGAAGGTGTGAACTCGCTGGCCGGTTATGCCGAAATCTTCGAGCGTAACATTTTGGCATCAGGAGTTATTCCTCAGATTTCTGCCATCTTCGGACCATGTGCAGGTGGTGCAGTATACTCTCCTGCCCTAACCGACTTTATCATGATGACCGAGCAAAACTCGTACATGTTCGTAACCGGACCAAAAGTTGTTAAAACAGTAACCGGCGAAGATATTTCGGTTGAAGATCTTGGTGGTGGTAAAGTTCACGCATCGAAATCAGGTGTTGCTCAATTCCTTGTTGAAAACGAGCAGGAAGGTATTTCAATCTTGCGTAAACTGATCAGCTACCTGCCACAAAACAATCTGGAAGATCCGATTGCTACTGATAGTTCAGATCCAATTGATCGTTTGGACGATGCCTTGAATGAAATCATTCCTGACAACCCGAACCAACCATACGAGGTAAAAGATGTTATCCACACTATTGTTGACTATGGCGAGTTCTTAGAAATCCATCGTAACTACGCGAAAAACATCGTTGTTGGTTTTGCTAAATTCGACGGACAACCTGTAGGTATTGTGGCCAACCAGCCAAACTACTTAGCTGGTGTGCTCGATATTGATGCATCAGTAAAAGCAGCTCGTTTTGTACGTTTCTGCGACTCGTTCAATATTCCAATCATCACATTGGTTGATGTTCCCGGATTCTTGCCTGGAAGCCGTCAGGAATATGGCGGTATTATTACTCACGGAGCAAAACTAATGTTTGCTTACGGCGAAGCTACTGTACCAAAAATTACTATCACATTACGTAAATCGTATGGTGGTGCACACGACGTAATGTCGAGTAAACAATTGCGTGGCGACTTGAATTACGCCTGGCCAACTGCAGAAATTGCTGTTATGGGTGCTGCCGGTGCTGTTGAAGTACTTCACGGAAGAAAATTGCGCGACATTGAAGACGCCGAAGAACGTGCGAAATTTGTTACCGACCACGAAGATGAGTACAAAGAGAAGTTTGCTAATCCATATCAGGCTGCATCTTTTGGCTACATCGATGATGTTATCGAGCCTCGTAATACAAGGTTCAGAATTATTCGCGGATTACAAAGCCTTGCTACCAAGAAACTGGTTAATCCACCGAAGAAACATTCTAATATCCCACTATAAAAACAGAATAAATTATGGAACCATTATCAATTCTATTAGCCAGTTCTGTTCAATTTGGGTACACTGTTGCAATCGTTGGATTCTTCATCGTTTTCACAGCGCTTACCTGTTTGGTTATTGTGTTTAGCAATGCTCCAAAGTTGATTAACATGAAATTCAACAAAGAGAAGCTAAAAAGAAACAAAACAAAAGCACAGGGAGAAGTTAAAGAAGACGGAGATTACATTGAAGGTAACGTAACTGCAGCAATTAGTTTAGCCCTGCACATGTACTTTAACGAACTACACGACGAAGAGAGTAACATCGTTACCATTAAAAAGGTAAAGAAATCGTATTCTCCATGGAGTTCTAAAATTTACAGTGTACAAAACAACTGGCCGCGATAAATAATTCTGAATATTACGAGCAAAAAAAGTAAACAATGAAAAAATATAAATTCACAATCAGTGGTAACGAATACGACGTTCATTTAAAAGACATTGAAGACAATGTTGCTGAACTGGATGTAAACGGAACCATTTACGAAGTTAAAATTCACGGAGAAGTAAAAACTTCAAAAACTCCGAAGTTAGTTCGGAAACCGGTTGAGAAAAAACCTGGAGAAGGACAGATTAAAAAATCGGCGTCAACCGGAAAACACAAAGTAACAGCACCACTACCGGGCACAATTCTTAAAATTAATGTATCGGTTGGCGATGTGGTAACTGAAGGCCAAAGCCTTATGGTTATGGAAGCCATGAAAATGGAAAACCAGGTACAAACCGCAAAAGGCGGAGAAGTTACAGCCATTAAAGTTAATGAGGGCGACAGCGTGTTGCAAGATGATCTGTTAATAGAAATTGCTTAAACAATACATTGCTGACATGAGAAAAATAGTTCAATTATTATTCGTATTGATTTTTCTTGCGCCCTCAGTATATGCTGCTGGTCAGCCGGAAAAACTCAGCGATGTAATTACAAAGGGGAAATGGATAAATCATTCCGACGGATATGTACCAATTCCTACTTATAAAGAAGGAGAACCTGATCAGAAAGAGGATCCAACCACAGTAAAACGATACAAGACGTTTACGTTTGAAACCGACGGAGGATTTCTTCTTGACTCAGCTAAACAACGCTATTCTGGTCGTTACGAAGTTATTGGAGACAAAGTTGAATTGCATTTCAATACCGTTCCTATTACTGAGTTGCGTACGAACAAAGACCCAAATCAACAGGGAGGTTATACGGTTTCAACAAACAAGGTAAAACTGCCTAACCGTGTTCTGAAAATTAACGCCGAAGGCAACCTGTCGGGAGACGGATATATTTATAAACGCTACAGCGGTGCGGTAGCCGGTTTGTTTAACTTCTACGAATTTTCGGGATTTGCCAACATTGCCTGGGGAAACATCGTGATGATGTTAGTAGGATTTATTTTCCTTTATCTGGCTATTAAGTACGATTTTGAACCGATGCTTTTGATACCAATTGGATTTGGTATTTTAATTGGTAACATTCCGATGTTTCAGGTGGCAGACTTTAACCTGAAATTGGGTGTTTACGAGCCTGGTTCGGTACTCAACATTCTATACCAAGGTGTGGTTCAGGGATGGTATCCTCCACTTATTTTCCTTGGTATTGGAGCAATGACCGACTTCTCGTCATTGATCTCGAATCCAAAACTGATGTTACTGGGAGCAGCTGCGCAGATTGGTATTTTCCTTACCTTCCTTGGAGCGATCTATTTAGGATTTGCCGCACCTGAAGCCGGAGCAATTGGTATTATTGGTGGTGCCGACGGTCCTACCGCGATCTTTATTTCATCGAAACTGGCAAACGGCTTGAACGTGCTGCCCGATGGAACCACAGTGAAAAACCTGATTGGGCCAATCGCTATTGCGGCATATTCGTATATGGCGCTTGTTCCGGTTATTCAACCACCGGTAATCCGACTAATGACTACAAAAAGAGAACGTTTGATCAGAATGAAACCTCCACGTGCGGTTTCTAAAACTGAGAAAGTACTATTCCCTATTATTGGTCTGATTCTTACAGCATACATTGCGCCATCGGCATTACCACTTATTGGTATGTTATTCTTTGGTAACTTGCTAAAAGAATCGGGTGTAACAAAACGTTTGGCAAACACTGCTGCCAACCCACTTATCGATGCCATTACAATTTTGCTTGGTATTACCGTGGGAGCTTCAACACAGGCCGACGTATTCCTTACTCCTGCATCAATTAAGATCTTTGCATTGGGTGCCGGCTCGTTCGTTATTGCAACAGCGGGTGGTGTGGCCGGAGCTAAAATCATGAACCTGTTCCTTAAAAAAGAGAACAAGATCAATCCAATGATTGGAGCAGCCGGTGTATCTGCAGTACCCGACAGTGCAAGGGTTGTTCAAGGTATGGGATTAAAAGAAGATCCAACCAACCACTTGTTAATGCACGCTATGGCACCCAACGTATCGGGTGTTATTGGTTCGGCAGTAGCAGCAGGTATTTTGTTGAGCTTCTTAATGTAAGAAAAATAACTTACGCGATATATAAAAAAGGATTTCTGCTTCAGAAATCCTTTTTTTGTTACTTAAATGCCGATCGTTCGTTGGAGTCGCCTGGCATCGAAACAGTTTTCCACGAAAATTTATTTCCCATCTACTTTAACAATTACAGTTTTTGCAAACTCTTTACCCGAGATGTGACTTTTCGCTGCAATTTCCAGAGCAGTAAAGGCACTTGAATATCAGATTACAATCCGACTTTACCTTGTTTTCATCAAGAAATACTTTTAAGCTTTTTTCCGGCATAATTTTTTTTTAACGCAGTTTTAAAACTGCATATGATTTCTTTAATTTATTTGTGACAAAATTTTTATTGATTGACTCAAAATCAGCTATCGAATAAAACAGTCATTTATTCGACTATATTTTATATTAAACTGACTTATTACCAACATACTTAAAAACACCCCCCAGTGGCAAACAGATTATGTTCTCTGTAATCCCTTCAATTACGGGTTTTATGAAGAATTCGACAATACTCTACTGTTAAATCAAATTTTATATAAAACCTCTCTTCCAGTCAGCCAACACATTAGAATTATGTATATAATTATTTTTATTCGAAAAATATTAAAGGAGTAATTTGTATTCTATTATCAAAATAGACTAACTTGTTATGGCTTATCAAACAATGAGAATATGAAAAACACCAGATTCATTAAAAGAATCCACTCGAATTGTTTGATCTCCACAACTTACAAAATGCAAAACAATAGTTCCGGGAAATCTATTTCGGAAATTTCACTGCGCTTTTTTATTCATCACAATAATTCTAACTAATTAAAATTAAACATTATGAAAAAGTCTGTTTTTATAGCCGTTTTTATGCTATTTAGCGCAGTTTCCCTCTTTGCACAGGAAGAAGATCAACCCCTGTACATTCTTTTGGAATTTATGTCTGTTTCTG
Proteins encoded in this region:
- a CDS encoding RelA/SpoT family protein codes for the protein MEAREQIYTRYDHLREFCQLTWDDASFLKLENAFEFVQNILGETRFSHDEVILNHSLEVASIIAMEIGLEPDSVITGLLHNVMYAGLKEKITQKEIGEKFGTHISSILEGMAKINALGTDTIDLHSENYRKLMLALAGDVRVILVKIADRLQVMRNLEIYSEENRHKLAYETQYLYAPLAHRLGLYNINSEMQDICLKIQKPDEYHYVVNRLKETERERANFVAEFVKPIEKKLQQRGLRFSMKARTKSISSINTKMRKKNVSFDEVMDLFAIRVILDSEPENEKADCWTAYSFVTEEYQTNPNRLRDWITIPKSNGYESLHTTVMGPHKKWVEIQIRTKRMDEVAEKGLAAHWKYKGGKESGFDSWLAGIRDILENPELNTVDFIDHFNTDIYSDEIFVFTPKGDLKKMPSGATVLDFAYEIHSRIGDTCVGGKINGKKVTLKHQLKNGDQIEIDTSNNQKPKLDWLDFVVTSKARNRVKTSLNEDRNRQASDGREMLLRKFKNWKLDLNDDAIRKILKHFGFKLAVDFYFDVASGKIDTLEVKSLFIEKEEDSNTTKKTVEELLPTNEAKSLAYDGGEDFLIIDNNLKNVNYKLAKCCNPVFGDRIFGFVTISEGIKIHRASCPNAPQMKERFPYRIIKTVWKDNTSNSSFLTSLHISGTDEVGIISEITHTIAKDIGTQMRSINISSDKGNFEGILQISVYNLDHLEFLIHKLKKVKGVISVTRGEK
- a CDS encoding ferritin; translated protein: MLKEKLLNALNEQINAEQYSSLLYLSMSAYFNDKGLPGFANWMYVQYQEELTHANKFFNYVVERGGKVELKAIDQMPTTWEGVIDVYEKTLEHEQLVTDLINKLVDVAVEERDHATQSFLRWFVDEQVEEEANVTEILDTLKLINGQGNGIFMLDREMRNRTFVDTTAAAQ
- a CDS encoding acetyl-CoA hydrolase/transferase C-terminal domain-containing protein; its protein translation is MKNIKYVSPEEAVKVIKTGDRVHLSSVAVTPHTLIKPMVERGRNKEIHNVTIQHIHVEGQVEYANPEFEGIFHSEQFFVGGNLRKQTQSGYADYIPIFLSETQRLMRRGYLKVNVAMIMVSVPDKHGYVSLGTSVDATRAAIENADTVIAAVNPNVPRAWGDAMIHIDEIDIFVEDDIPLYVHNPAPLSEMDIKIGNNVAELVDDGACLQMGIGGIPNAVLAQLGNHKDLGVHTEMFADGILPLVEKGVITGRKKKTDPGKMVASFLMGSKALYDFVDDNPRVAMMDVAHTNHVSQIRKNDKVTAINSALAIDLTGQVCADSIGITHYSGVGGQIDFIRGAGHSKKGKPIIALPSVTNKGISKISPTLLSGSGVVTTRANMHWVVTEYGKVNLYGKTLQERAKLLISIAHPDHQESLDKASFERFGPHYHYVRGE
- the mce gene encoding methylmalonyl-CoA epimerase, translated to MNISHIEHIGIAVNSLEEAIPYYEEMLGLKCYAVEEVADQKVKTAFFQVGDTKIELLESTSPDGPIGKFLEKKGQGVHHLAFAVDNVNDSLNELGEKGVQLIDKTARKGAEGLNIGFLHPKATMGVLTEICGKE
- a CDS encoding acyl-CoA carboxylase subunit beta codes for the protein MSNQDKIKKLIDLRAEAKLGGGLKRIEAQHKKGKFTARERIELLLDEGSFEEFDMFVTHRCTNFGLEKTKFLGDGVVTGHGTIDGRVVYVFSQDFTVFGGSLSETFAQKICKVMDMAMKAGAPVIGINDSGGARIQEGVNSLAGYAEIFERNILASGVIPQISAIFGPCAGGAVYSPALTDFIMMTEQNSYMFVTGPKVVKTVTGEDISVEDLGGGKVHASKSGVAQFLVENEQEGISILRKLISYLPQNNLEDPIATDSSDPIDRLDDALNEIIPDNPNQPYEVKDVIHTIVDYGEFLEIHRNYAKNIVVGFAKFDGQPVGIVANQPNYLAGVLDIDASVKAARFVRFCDSFNIPIITLVDVPGFLPGSRQEYGGIITHGAKLMFAYGEATVPKITITLRKSYGGAHDVMSSKQLRGDLNYAWPTAEIAVMGAAGAVEVLHGRKLRDIEDAEERAKFVTDHEDEYKEKFANPYQAASFGYIDDVIEPRNTRFRIIRGLQSLATKKLVNPPKKHSNIPL
- a CDS encoding OadG family protein is translated as MEPLSILLASSVQFGYTVAIVGFFIVFTALTCLVIVFSNAPKLINMKFNKEKLKRNKTKAQGEVKEDGDYIEGNVTAAISLALHMYFNELHDEESNIVTIKKVKKSYSPWSSKIYSVQNNWPR
- a CDS encoding biotin/lipoyl-containing protein; protein product: MKKYKFTISGNEYDVHLKDIEDNVAELDVNGTIYEVKIHGEVKTSKTPKLVRKPVEKKPGEGQIKKSASTGKHKVTAPLPGTILKINVSVGDVVTEGQSLMVMEAMKMENQVQTAKGGEVTAIKVNEGDSVLQDDLLIEIA
- a CDS encoding sodium ion-translocating decarboxylase subunit beta, whose amino-acid sequence is MRKIVQLLFVLIFLAPSVYAAGQPEKLSDVITKGKWINHSDGYVPIPTYKEGEPDQKEDPTTVKRYKTFTFETDGGFLLDSAKQRYSGRYEVIGDKVELHFNTVPITELRTNKDPNQQGGYTVSTNKVKLPNRVLKINAEGNLSGDGYIYKRYSGAVAGLFNFYEFSGFANIAWGNIVMMLVGFIFLYLAIKYDFEPMLLIPIGFGILIGNIPMFQVADFNLKLGVYEPGSVLNILYQGVVQGWYPPLIFLGIGAMTDFSSLISNPKLMLLGAAAQIGIFLTFLGAIYLGFAAPEAGAIGIIGGADGPTAIFISSKLANGLNVLPDGTTVKNLIGPIAIAAYSYMALVPVIQPPVIRLMTTKRERLIRMKPPRAVSKTEKVLFPIIGLILTAYIAPSALPLIGMLFFGNLLKESGVTKRLANTAANPLIDAITILLGITVGASTQADVFLTPASIKIFALGAGSFVIATAGGVAGAKIMNLFLKKENKINPMIGAAGVSAVPDSARVVQGMGLKEDPTNHLLMHAMAPNVSGVIGSAVAAGILLSFLM